A single genomic interval of Aedes aegypti strain LVP_AGWG chromosome 1, AaegL5.0 Primary Assembly, whole genome shotgun sequence harbors:
- the LOC5578727 gene encoding rabenosyn-5: protein MSSNPFEEPDDAKPGGFLLGHSDDDSVILEGFLCPICKADLKTPERLTAHVEQQHSEEQDLLKSLKEMFSFAKKKILNLDETATDLARSLDSSLQVVGKQERAVAVVNPILAWVDQQSVGTDCDHLSYFKAVRNPRLERYASETNKLIIRLDKLLDGLPSEMDARKKHEQSKVPWIDGKLVKLCPSCAKSFGLTRRQHHCRVCGSVMCDGCSFHLSFEEARAIVQPVSPGPARATSSVADEPTKDHESSGFRVCEHCLHLLMNRKEMQDSRSDRPLITKLYDRLLQEKKDIEPHIPMYSKIIGSLYEGDAIYRLSDASALREKIGRAAERIDNISKTVLAIPFVQGSREEALKKAIRLSCITFIKERMLSIPPLPVEEEIKKIQLRKKQETARRIERERRLALEAYERYELESGTATGNYNGSSSSSTASTAEMTNGRFYGPTTVAGSDNWSGYQASAVALSSSADPLIDQINIVKGYIKQAREALRFEEVETLERNLSELTQEFYERQRRASAEASSSGQ from the coding sequence ATGTCTTCGAATCCATTCGAAGAACCGGACGATGCCAAACCAGGGGGATTCCTGCTGGGTCACTCGGACGACGACTCGGTAATCCTGGAAGGTTTTCTGTGTCCGATCTGCAAGGCGGATTTGAAGACACCGGAACGTTTGACGGCCCATGTCGAGCAGCAGCACTCGGAGGAGCAGGATCTCCTGAAGTCGCTGAAGGAGATGTTCAGCTTTGCCAAGAAGAAAATCCTCAACCTGGACGAAACGGCGACGGATTTGGCGCGGAGTTTGGACAGTTCCCTGCAGGTGGTCGGGAAGCAGGAGCGGGCGGTGGCGGTGGTAAATCCAATTTTGGCGTGGGTGGACCAGCAATCGGTGGGGACGGATTGTGACCATTTGAGCTACTTTAAGGCGGTGAGGAATCCGAGGCTGGAACGGTATGCTTCCGAGACGAATAAGTTGATCATAAGACTGGACAAATTGCTGGACGGATTGCCGAGCGAGATGGACGCCCGGAAGAAGCACGAACAGAGCAAGGTTCCGTGGATCGATGGCAAGTTGGTGAAGCTGTGTCCGAGCTGTGCGAAAAGCTTTGGCTTGACCAGGAGGCAACATCACTGTCGGGTTTGCGGATCAGTTATGTGCGACGGATGTTCCTTTCATTTATCCTTCGAGGAAGCCCGGGCCATTGTGCAGCCGGTCAGTCCGGGGCCAGCGAGGGCTACTTCTTCGGTGGCGGATGAACCAACCAAAGATCACGAATCGTCCGGATTCCGGGTTTGCGAGCACTGTTTACACCTGCTGATGAATCGCAAGGAGATGCAAGACTCACGGTCGGATCGACCACTGATCACCAAATTGTACGACCGATTGCTGCAGGAGAAAAAGGACATCGAACCGCACATTCCCATGTACTCGAAGATCATCGGAAGCCTCTACGAGGGCGATGCCATCTATCGGCTGTCGGATGCGAGTGCCCTGCGAGAGAAGATTGGAAGGGCGGCGGAACGGATCGATAACATTAGCAAAACGGTTTTGGCCATTCCGTTCGTGCAGGGAAGTCGCGAGGAAGCGCTGAAGAAGGCGATCCGACTGTCGTGCATCACCTTCATCAAGGAACGCATGCTGTCGATTCCTCCGCTTCCCGTGGAAGAGGAGATCAAGAAGATTCAGCTACGGAAGAAGCAGGAGACGGCGCGAAGGATTGAGAGGGAGCGAAGACTGGCGCTGGAGGCGTACGAGCGGTATGAACTGGAATCCGGAACGGCCACCGGAAACTATAACGGCAGTTCCAGCTCCAGTACGGCTTCCACGGCGGAAATGACGAACGGGAGGTTCTATGGCCCCACAACGGTGGCCGGTTCGGACAATTGGAGCGGTTATCAAGCCTCAGCAGTGGCCCTTTCGAGTAGTGCCGATCCACTGATCGATCAGATCAACATCGTCAAAGGATACATTAAGCAAGCGAGGGAAGCGTTGAGGTTCGAGGAGGTCGAAACGCTGGAGCGCAATTTGAGCGAACTGACGCAGGAGTTTTACGAGAGACAGCGAAGGGCGTCGGCGGAAGCGAGTTCCAGTGGCCAGTAG
- the LOC110674765 gene encoding uncharacterized protein LOC110674765 isoform X2 produces the protein MARAGFPVCQIDVTHTVKDYADKIRRRNDREIPNSFPSKNWSQRFIARHPEIRQKLVNNLSKAGAKVTEPQLRNWFFEVEELLRQDGIDTSIFDNPERILNFDESGFQLVPKRYKALCSDAENTYLVTSNSEKDCYTALFGSTAAGDLTPPMILYPGKRISRDMVENVPDGWSIGVSDEGWQTSKTFYEYIANDLYQWLQKRGTEFPVLIFVDGHKSHVNMELVEFCIQKGLILVSLYPNSTRILQPLDRNFFGPLKQIWSKVLRQNLLKNSNARINKGNFGIMLHTAVQNFTNSKEGLKKAFQLCGLFPWNVDAIDFSTLPANADVSQQSNDTIVTEEPQHDYALQLQYVEMGLNENQLLQFAENRNKDYWYGPYEQLALFNFWKTIKDKSEGLMFTTPLEQYTLITCHFTLDEPVESVPMSSEAATENNASMCPESQPSSSDSMQLNENDHGLDANKACNDDPFADVLIWPKITHVSGAAPKRKIEHIPSVATSSKWLEWHDKKDDDRKKKEEAKLARMEKRRLLNEQKLQKKSAESEKKGSKSAPRGSRKKKGQ, from the exons ATGGCGAGGGCCGGCTTTCCAGTTTGCCAAATAGATGTAACACACACGGTTAAGGACTACGCCGATAAAATAAGACGACGCAACGACCGTGAAATTCCCAATTCCTTCCCAA GCAAAAACTGGAGTCAGCGTTTTATTGCCAGGCATCCGGAGATTCGTCAAAAGTTGGTGAACAATCTTTCAAAAGCAGGTGCGAAAGTGACAGAACCTCAGTTGCGGAATTGGTTCTTCGAGGTGGAAGAATTGCTGCGTCAGGATGGTATTGATACATCTATTTTCGATAATCCGGAACGTATTTTGAACTTTGACGAGTCTGGCTTTCAACTCGTACCAAAGCGCTATAAAGCATTATGTTCGGATGCCGAAAATACCTATCTTGTGACCAGCAATTCGGAAAAAGATTGCTACACTGCTTTATTTGGCAGTACGGCGGCTGGAGATTTGACACCACCGATGATTCTGTACCCAGGAAAGCGCATAAGTAGAGATATGGTCGAAAACGTTCCAGATGGATGGTCAATTGGAGTTTCAGACGAAGGATGGCAAACTTCGAAGACGTTCTACGAGTACATAGCGAACGATTTGTACCAGTGGCTGCAGAAGAGAGGAACTGAATTTCCCGTTTTGATATTTGTCGATGGACACAAGAGTCATGTGAACATGGAACTAGTGGAATTTTGTATACAAAAAGGATTGATCCTTGTCTCCTTGTATCCAAACTCGACACGCATCTTGCAACCACTGGACAGAAATTTTTTCGGTCCTTTGAAGCAAATTTGGAGCAAGGTACTCAGgcagaatttgttgaaaaacagCAATGCTCGCATAAACAAGGGAAATTTTGGTATTATGTTGCATACGGCTGTTCAGAATTTTACAAATTCCAAAGAGGGCCTCAAAAAAGCTTTCCAACTTTGTGGGCTTTTCCCGTGGAACGTTGATGCTATTGACTTCAGTACACTACCGGCGAATGCTGATGTATCCCAACAAAGCAACGATACAATCGTAACTGAGGAACCTCAACATGACTATGCGTTACAGCTCCAATACGTTGAAATGGGTCTGAATGAAAATCAGCTGCTACAGTTTGCTGAAAACCGCAACAAAGATTACTGGTATGGTCCGTATGAGCAACTAGCTTTGTTCAATTTCTGGAAAACCATCAAAGATAAATCCGAAGGACTTATGTTTACAACACCTTTGGAGCAGTACACCTTAATCACCTGCCACTTCACATTGGATGAGCCAGTGGAGTCTGTGCCTATGTCATCCGAGGCTGCTACTGAAAACAACG CCTCGATGTGCCCGGAGAGTCAGCCATCTAGCAGTGACTCAATGCAACTCAATGAAAATGATCATGGGCTAGATGCAAATAAGGCGTGCAATGATGATCCATTTGCAGACGTTTTGATTTGGCCAAAAATCACCCATGTATCTGGAGCCGCTCCAAAAAGGAAGATTGAGCACATTCCGTCTGTAGCTACAAGTAGCAAATGGCTTGAGTGGCACGATAAGAAGGATGATGACAGGAAGAAAAAAGAGGAGGCAAAACTTGCCAGAATGGAGAAGCGTCGTTTGCTGAATGAacaaaaactgcaaaaaaaatcagctgAATCTGAGAAGAAGGGTAGCAAGTCCGCTCCTCGGGGCTCCCGAAAGAAGAAGGGTCAATAA
- the LOC110674765 gene encoding uncharacterized protein LOC110674765 isoform X1, whose translation MARAGFPVCQIDVTHTVKDYADKIRRRNDREIPNSFPSKYKHVCLTISGLTILCVVGKNWSQRFIARHPEIRQKLVNNLSKAGAKVTEPQLRNWFFEVEELLRQDGIDTSIFDNPERILNFDESGFQLVPKRYKALCSDAENTYLVTSNSEKDCYTALFGSTAAGDLTPPMILYPGKRISRDMVENVPDGWSIGVSDEGWQTSKTFYEYIANDLYQWLQKRGTEFPVLIFVDGHKSHVNMELVEFCIQKGLILVSLYPNSTRILQPLDRNFFGPLKQIWSKVLRQNLLKNSNARINKGNFGIMLHTAVQNFTNSKEGLKKAFQLCGLFPWNVDAIDFSTLPANADVSQQSNDTIVTEEPQHDYALQLQYVEMGLNENQLLQFAENRNKDYWYGPYEQLALFNFWKTIKDKSEGLMFTTPLEQYTLITCHFTLDEPVESVPMSSEAATENNASMCPESQPSSSDSMQLNENDHGLDANKACNDDPFADVLIWPKITHVSGAAPKRKIEHIPSVATSSKWLEWHDKKDDDRKKKEEAKLARMEKRRLLNEQKLQKKSAESEKKGSKSAPRGSRKKKGQ comes from the exons ATGGCGAGGGCCGGCTTTCCAGTTTGCCAAATAGATGTAACACACACGGTTAAGGACTACGCCGATAAAATAAGACGACGCAACGACCGTGAAATTCCCAATTCCTTCCCAAGTAAGTATAAACACGTTTGTTTGACTATCTCAGGGCTAACAATTCTATGTGTTGTAGGCAAAAACTGGAGTCAGCGTTTTATTGCCAGGCATCCGGAGATTCGTCAAAAGTTGGTGAACAATCTTTCAAAAGCAGGTGCGAAAGTGACAGAACCTCAGTTGCGGAATTGGTTCTTCGAGGTGGAAGAATTGCTGCGTCAGGATGGTATTGATACATCTATTTTCGATAATCCGGAACGTATTTTGAACTTTGACGAGTCTGGCTTTCAACTCGTACCAAAGCGCTATAAAGCATTATGTTCGGATGCCGAAAATACCTATCTTGTGACCAGCAATTCGGAAAAAGATTGCTACACTGCTTTATTTGGCAGTACGGCGGCTGGAGATTTGACACCACCGATGATTCTGTACCCAGGAAAGCGCATAAGTAGAGATATGGTCGAAAACGTTCCAGATGGATGGTCAATTGGAGTTTCAGACGAAGGATGGCAAACTTCGAAGACGTTCTACGAGTACATAGCGAACGATTTGTACCAGTGGCTGCAGAAGAGAGGAACTGAATTTCCCGTTTTGATATTTGTCGATGGACACAAGAGTCATGTGAACATGGAACTAGTGGAATTTTGTATACAAAAAGGATTGATCCTTGTCTCCTTGTATCCAAACTCGACACGCATCTTGCAACCACTGGACAGAAATTTTTTCGGTCCTTTGAAGCAAATTTGGAGCAAGGTACTCAGgcagaatttgttgaaaaacagCAATGCTCGCATAAACAAGGGAAATTTTGGTATTATGTTGCATACGGCTGTTCAGAATTTTACAAATTCCAAAGAGGGCCTCAAAAAAGCTTTCCAACTTTGTGGGCTTTTCCCGTGGAACGTTGATGCTATTGACTTCAGTACACTACCGGCGAATGCTGATGTATCCCAACAAAGCAACGATACAATCGTAACTGAGGAACCTCAACATGACTATGCGTTACAGCTCCAATACGTTGAAATGGGTCTGAATGAAAATCAGCTGCTACAGTTTGCTGAAAACCGCAACAAAGATTACTGGTATGGTCCGTATGAGCAACTAGCTTTGTTCAATTTCTGGAAAACCATCAAAGATAAATCCGAAGGACTTATGTTTACAACACCTTTGGAGCAGTACACCTTAATCACCTGCCACTTCACATTGGATGAGCCAGTGGAGTCTGTGCCTATGTCATCCGAGGCTGCTACTGAAAACAACG CCTCGATGTGCCCGGAGAGTCAGCCATCTAGCAGTGACTCAATGCAACTCAATGAAAATGATCATGGGCTAGATGCAAATAAGGCGTGCAATGATGATCCATTTGCAGACGTTTTGATTTGGCCAAAAATCACCCATGTATCTGGAGCCGCTCCAAAAAGGAAGATTGAGCACATTCCGTCTGTAGCTACAAGTAGCAAATGGCTTGAGTGGCACGATAAGAAGGATGATGACAGGAAGAAAAAAGAGGAGGCAAAACTTGCCAGAATGGAGAAGCGTCGTTTGCTGAATGAacaaaaactgcaaaaaaaatcagctgAATCTGAGAAGAAGGGTAGCAAGTCCGCTCCTCGGGGCTCCCGAAAGAAGAAGGGTCAATAA